The following proteins are encoded in a genomic region of Triticum dicoccoides isolate Atlit2015 ecotype Zavitan chromosome 1B, WEW_v2.0, whole genome shotgun sequence:
- the LOC119315877 gene encoding disease resistance protein RPM1-like isoform X1: MAEAVVGQLVVTLGAALAKEAATYGGTLLCKEASALRGLFSKIRLSKAELESMQAYLQEAERFKDTDKTTAIFVGEIRGLAFQIEDIVDEFTYKLEDSKHGGFASKMKKRLKHIKTWRRLAAKLQEIEAQLQDANRRKKDYAVTGRSASAARSIREGQALHFTRDEDLVGIEENKERLIRWLTGGGDGLEQSNSKVTMVWGMPGVGKTTLVAHVYGTIKENFDAAAWVTVSESYNIEDLLKKIAGQYGIAVDIANVEMRGLAESIHNFLQGKKYILVLDDVWAERFLLEIRNFFPASNCASRFVITSRKQAVLTTRESAFAIHLGPLQEHHSWLLFCKGAFGNADDKECPLELQEVARKFIAKSEGLPIAITCIGRLLSRKLPTSAEWEDVYRGLDLQLVKDVIPDAHMILKVSLEDLSYDLKNCFLHCALSPEDFELKRKSIVRQWIAAGFITEKDERKTVEEVAEGYLAELVNRSLLQVVERNYVGQLKHCRMHDVIRLLALNKAMVECFGKVYNGPADGAFSVDGARRISIQGKTLEHLSRSGATQLRALHVIDNYIDIDLLKTILTSSSLLSMLNLQGTWINVLPNEVFDLFNLRYLGLRDTEIKSLPEALGRLQSLEVLDAACSKLEYLPKSVVKLQKLRYLYAYSAGGADETLEILSNDGVKMPNGVHHLVGLRALDSVQATPELLCEVGALIELRTFGVYNVRSNNSANLSNAITKMTHLVRLEICAADMDEVLWLEGLCLPPTLSRLCLVGQIEKTTIPQLFSSWSHLNNLTRLHLTFSNIDEDTFSCLCVLHGLRFIYLMKAFEGKRLDFYAGSFPNLRHLWMGGAAQLKQVVIEKDAMQNLIELFFADCPELKFLPDGIEHLTALERLGLKDMSEELIEKLRRKRDSDESSEDLMKISHIRNVAVEMKGVLERIRFWFAREGRRMLV; this comes from the exons ATGGCGGAGGCTGTTGTCGGGCAGCTGGTGGTGACGCTCGGGGCGGCGTTGGCCAAAGAAGCAGCAACCTATGGAGGAACGCTGCTCTGCAAGGAAGCCTCCGCCCTCAGGGGCCTCTTCAGCAAGATCCGCCTTTCCAAGGCGGAGCTGGAGAGCATGCAGGCCTACCTGCAGGAGGCAGAGCGGTTCAAGGACACCGACAAGACCACCGCCATTTTCGTCGGCGAGATCAGGGGCCTCGCCTTCCAGATCGAGGACATCGTCGACGAGTTCACCTACAAGCTGGAGGACTCCAAGCATGGAGGGTTCGCCAGCAAGATGAAGAAGCGGCTCAAGCATATCAAGACCTGGCGGCGGCTAGCAGCCAAGCTCCAAGAAATCGAAGCCCAGCTGCAGGATGCCAACCGGAGGAAGAAGGATTATGCTGTCACCGGCAGATCTGCTTCTGCTGCCAGATCGATAAGAGAAGGTCAAGCTTTGCACTTCACCAGGGATGAGGACCTTGTGGGGATCGAAGAGAACAAGGAGAGGCTGATACGGTGGCTGACAGGCGGTGGTGATGGTCTGGAGCAGAGCAACAGCAAAGTCACCATGGTGTGGGGGATGCCTGGTGTAGGTAAAACCACTCTGGTTGCTCATGTGTATGGCACCATTAAAGAGAATTTTGACGCCGCGGCATGGGTAACTGTGTCAGAAAGTTACAATATTGAGGATTTATTGAAGAAGATTGCCGGCCAGTACGGCATTGCAGTCGACATCGCCAACGTTGAGATGAGAGGACTGGCAGAGTCCATCCACAACTTCCTTCAAGGTAAAAAGTATATCTTGGTCTTGGATGATGTTTGGGCCGAACGcttcttgttggagataaggaattTCTTCCCAGCATCTAATTGTGCGAGTCGATTTGTTATCACATCAAGAAAGCAGGCAGTGTTGACAACTAGGGAGTCTGCATTTGCAATTCACTTGGGACCGCTACAAGAGCATCACTCCTGGCTGCTATTTTGCAAAGGAGCCTTTGGGAATGCTGATGACAAAGAGTGTCCTCTGGAGCTGCAGGAAGTTGCTCGAAAGTTCATAGCAAAGTCCGAAGGATTGCCTATTGCTATTACATGCATTGGCCGCCTACTCTCCCGCAAACTCCCAACTTCTGCCGAATGGGAGGATGTGTACAGGGGTTTGGATTTGCAGTTGGTGAAAGATGTGATCCCTGATGCTCATATGATCCTAAAGGTCAGCTTGGAGGACCTTTCGTACGATTTGAAGAACTGTTTCTTACATTGTGCATTATCGCCAGAAGATTTTGAATTAAAGAGGAAAAGCATAGTCAGGCAATGGATTGCGGCGGGGTTTATCACAGAAAAAGATGAGAGAAAAACAGTGGAGGAAGTGGCAGAGGGATACTTGGCGGAGCTTGTGAACCGAAGCCTACTACAGGTAGTGGAAAGGAATTATGTCGGACAACTGAAACACTGTCGGATGCATGATGTCATACGTCTTCTTGCCCTAAACAAAGCTATGGTGGAATGTTTTGGTAAAGTTTATAATGGCCCTGCTGATGGGGCATTCTCTGTAGATGGTGCACGTCGCATATCGATTCAGGGAAAAACTCTTGAACACCTGAGCCGATCGGGTGCTACACAGCTCCGTGCACTACATGTTATTGACAATTATATTGATATTGATTTGCTGAAGACCATCCTAACATCTTCTAGTTTGTTGTCGATGTTGAATCTGCAAGGTACATGGATCAATGTGTTGCCTAATGAGGTATTTGACTTGTTTAATCTGCGTTATTTGGGTCTTAGAGATACCGAGATCAAAAGCCTGCCTGAAGCATTGGGGAGATTACAAAGCTTGGAAGTCTTGGATGCTGCGTGTTCTAAGCTGGAATATCTGCCAAAAAGTGTTGTCAAACTTCAGAAGTTGAGATACCTGTATGCATATTCTGCTGGTGGTGCAGATGAGACATTAGAAATTTTAAGTAATGACGGAGTCAAGATGCCTAATGGCGTGCATCACTTGGTAGGACTGCGGGCCCTTGATTCTGTCCAAGCCACTCCAGAGTTACTGTGTGAAGTTGGAGCTCTGATAGAGTTAAGAACATTCGGTGTCTACAACGTGAGAAGCAATAACTCTGCTAACTTGAGCAATGCTATCACCAAGATGACCCATCTTGTTCGTCTCGAAATTTGTGCTGCAGATATGGATGAGGTGTTGTGGCTGGAAGGGCTATGTTTACCTCCAACCCTTTCTCGGCTTTGTTTAGTAGGGCAGATTGAAAAAACAACGATACCTCAGCTTTTCTCTTCTTGGTCACACCTTAATAACCTCACTAGGTTGCATCTGACATTCTCCAATATTGATGAGGACACCTTTTCCTGTCTGTGCGTGTTACATGGTCTACGCTTTATTTACCTAATGAAGGCTTTTGAAGGGAAGAGGTTGGATTTTTACGCAGGGTCATTTCCAAATCTCAGGCATCTATGGATGGGGGGCGCGGCACAGCTCAAGCAAGTGGTAATAGAGAAGGATGCAATGCAAAACCTCATTGAGCTATTCTTCGCAGACTGTCCCGAGCTAAAGTTTCTTCCTGATGGCATCGAACACCTTACAGCCCTTGAGAGATTAGGTCTGAAAGACATGTCAGAAGAGCTGATAGAAAAACTCCGTCGGAAGAGAGATTCAGATGAATCCAGTGAAGATTTAATGAAGATTAGCCACATTAGGAACGTTGCAGTTGAAATGAAAGGAGTTTTGGAAAGGATTAG ATTCTGGTTTGCTCGGGAGGGGAGGAGGATGCTGGTCTGA
- the LOC119315877 gene encoding disease resistance protein RPM1-like isoform X2, which yields MAEAVVGQLVVTLGAALAKEAATYGGTLLCKEASALRGLFSKIRLSKAELESMQAYLQEAERFKDTDKTTAIFVGEIRGLAFQIEDIVDEFTYKLEDSKHGGFASKMKKRLKHIKTWRRLAAKLQEIEAQLQDANRRKKDYAVTGRSASAARSIREGQALHFTRDEDLVGIEENKERLIRWLTGGGDGLEQSNSKVTMVWGMPGVGKTTLVAHVYGTIKENFDAAAWVTVSESYNIEDLLKKIAGQYGIAVDIANVEMRGLAESIHNFLQGKKYILVLDDVWAERFLLEIRNFFPASNCASRFVITSRKQAVLTTRESAFAIHLGPLQEHHSWLLFCKGAFGNADDKECPLELQEVARKFIAKSEGLPIAITCIGRLLSRKLPTSAEWEDVYRGLDLQLVKDVIPDAHMILKVSLEDLSYDLKNCFLHCALSPEDFELKRKSIVRQWIAAGFITEKDERKTVEEVAEGYLAELVNRSLLQVVERNYVGQLKHCRMHDVIRLLALNKAMVECFGKVYNGPADGAFSVDGARRISIQGKTLEHLSRSGATQLRALHVIDNYIDIDLLKTILTSSSLLSMLNLQGTWINVLPNEVFDLFNLRYLGLRDTEIKSLPEALGRLQSLEVLDAACSKLEYLPKSVVKLQKLRYLYAYSAGGADETLEILSNDGVKMPNGVHHLVGLRALDSVQATPELLCEVGALIELRTFGVYNVRSNNSANLSNAITKMTHLVRLEICAADMDEVLWLEGLCLPPTLSRLCLVGQIEKTTIPQLFSSWSHLNNLTRLHLTFSNIDEDTFSCLCVLHGLRFIYLMKAFEGKRLDFYAGSFPNLRHLWMGGAAQLKQVVIEKDAMQNLIELFFADCPELKFLPDGIEHLTALERLGLKDMSEELIEKLRRKRDSDESSEDLMKISHIRNVAVEMKGVLERIR from the coding sequence ATGGCGGAGGCTGTTGTCGGGCAGCTGGTGGTGACGCTCGGGGCGGCGTTGGCCAAAGAAGCAGCAACCTATGGAGGAACGCTGCTCTGCAAGGAAGCCTCCGCCCTCAGGGGCCTCTTCAGCAAGATCCGCCTTTCCAAGGCGGAGCTGGAGAGCATGCAGGCCTACCTGCAGGAGGCAGAGCGGTTCAAGGACACCGACAAGACCACCGCCATTTTCGTCGGCGAGATCAGGGGCCTCGCCTTCCAGATCGAGGACATCGTCGACGAGTTCACCTACAAGCTGGAGGACTCCAAGCATGGAGGGTTCGCCAGCAAGATGAAGAAGCGGCTCAAGCATATCAAGACCTGGCGGCGGCTAGCAGCCAAGCTCCAAGAAATCGAAGCCCAGCTGCAGGATGCCAACCGGAGGAAGAAGGATTATGCTGTCACCGGCAGATCTGCTTCTGCTGCCAGATCGATAAGAGAAGGTCAAGCTTTGCACTTCACCAGGGATGAGGACCTTGTGGGGATCGAAGAGAACAAGGAGAGGCTGATACGGTGGCTGACAGGCGGTGGTGATGGTCTGGAGCAGAGCAACAGCAAAGTCACCATGGTGTGGGGGATGCCTGGTGTAGGTAAAACCACTCTGGTTGCTCATGTGTATGGCACCATTAAAGAGAATTTTGACGCCGCGGCATGGGTAACTGTGTCAGAAAGTTACAATATTGAGGATTTATTGAAGAAGATTGCCGGCCAGTACGGCATTGCAGTCGACATCGCCAACGTTGAGATGAGAGGACTGGCAGAGTCCATCCACAACTTCCTTCAAGGTAAAAAGTATATCTTGGTCTTGGATGATGTTTGGGCCGAACGcttcttgttggagataaggaattTCTTCCCAGCATCTAATTGTGCGAGTCGATTTGTTATCACATCAAGAAAGCAGGCAGTGTTGACAACTAGGGAGTCTGCATTTGCAATTCACTTGGGACCGCTACAAGAGCATCACTCCTGGCTGCTATTTTGCAAAGGAGCCTTTGGGAATGCTGATGACAAAGAGTGTCCTCTGGAGCTGCAGGAAGTTGCTCGAAAGTTCATAGCAAAGTCCGAAGGATTGCCTATTGCTATTACATGCATTGGCCGCCTACTCTCCCGCAAACTCCCAACTTCTGCCGAATGGGAGGATGTGTACAGGGGTTTGGATTTGCAGTTGGTGAAAGATGTGATCCCTGATGCTCATATGATCCTAAAGGTCAGCTTGGAGGACCTTTCGTACGATTTGAAGAACTGTTTCTTACATTGTGCATTATCGCCAGAAGATTTTGAATTAAAGAGGAAAAGCATAGTCAGGCAATGGATTGCGGCGGGGTTTATCACAGAAAAAGATGAGAGAAAAACAGTGGAGGAAGTGGCAGAGGGATACTTGGCGGAGCTTGTGAACCGAAGCCTACTACAGGTAGTGGAAAGGAATTATGTCGGACAACTGAAACACTGTCGGATGCATGATGTCATACGTCTTCTTGCCCTAAACAAAGCTATGGTGGAATGTTTTGGTAAAGTTTATAATGGCCCTGCTGATGGGGCATTCTCTGTAGATGGTGCACGTCGCATATCGATTCAGGGAAAAACTCTTGAACACCTGAGCCGATCGGGTGCTACACAGCTCCGTGCACTACATGTTATTGACAATTATATTGATATTGATTTGCTGAAGACCATCCTAACATCTTCTAGTTTGTTGTCGATGTTGAATCTGCAAGGTACATGGATCAATGTGTTGCCTAATGAGGTATTTGACTTGTTTAATCTGCGTTATTTGGGTCTTAGAGATACCGAGATCAAAAGCCTGCCTGAAGCATTGGGGAGATTACAAAGCTTGGAAGTCTTGGATGCTGCGTGTTCTAAGCTGGAATATCTGCCAAAAAGTGTTGTCAAACTTCAGAAGTTGAGATACCTGTATGCATATTCTGCTGGTGGTGCAGATGAGACATTAGAAATTTTAAGTAATGACGGAGTCAAGATGCCTAATGGCGTGCATCACTTGGTAGGACTGCGGGCCCTTGATTCTGTCCAAGCCACTCCAGAGTTACTGTGTGAAGTTGGAGCTCTGATAGAGTTAAGAACATTCGGTGTCTACAACGTGAGAAGCAATAACTCTGCTAACTTGAGCAATGCTATCACCAAGATGACCCATCTTGTTCGTCTCGAAATTTGTGCTGCAGATATGGATGAGGTGTTGTGGCTGGAAGGGCTATGTTTACCTCCAACCCTTTCTCGGCTTTGTTTAGTAGGGCAGATTGAAAAAACAACGATACCTCAGCTTTTCTCTTCTTGGTCACACCTTAATAACCTCACTAGGTTGCATCTGACATTCTCCAATATTGATGAGGACACCTTTTCCTGTCTGTGCGTGTTACATGGTCTACGCTTTATTTACCTAATGAAGGCTTTTGAAGGGAAGAGGTTGGATTTTTACGCAGGGTCATTTCCAAATCTCAGGCATCTATGGATGGGGGGCGCGGCACAGCTCAAGCAAGTGGTAATAGAGAAGGATGCAATGCAAAACCTCATTGAGCTATTCTTCGCAGACTGTCCCGAGCTAAAGTTTCTTCCTGATGGCATCGAACACCTTACAGCCCTTGAGAGATTAGGTCTGAAAGACATGTCAGAAGAGCTGATAGAAAAACTCCGTCGGAAGAGAGATTCAGATGAATCCAGTGAAGATTTAATGAAGATTAGCCACATTAGGAACGTTGCAGTTGAAATGAAAGGAGTTTTGGAAAGGATTAGGTGA